In the genome of Acidovorax sp. 69, the window GGTAGGACGACTGGCTGACCACGCTTTCGCTGCCAGATGTCAGGTCCACCGTGCCATAGCAGTTGCACAGGTAGCCGCGCTGGCCCTGATCGGCAAACACCTCGGCATACACCCCCGTGCCACGGATGCCTGCGGTGGCAGTGGGCAGGATGATCTGGCGGTCGGTGCCGCGCCCCCACACGCTGGCCACCGCACCGCTGAGCACGCGCAGCACCTTGACGGCGGTGGGGGTGTCGCTCTCCAGCGCCACGCGCGAGTTTTGTCGCACCATGAAGGCGCTGTCTCCGATGCTGAAAACAGCGGTCGAACCGGGGCCGGTCTCTATGCGGTCGCTCGCGACGACGGTGTGCTGGTTGGTCAGGGGCTCACCGTTGCGCAGCACATCACCGCGCAACTCCACGATGTTGCTGCGCGCTTGGGCATGGGCTGCGGCCCATCCGCCGGACGCCATCCACAGCGCTGCGGCCTGCATGAGGCTGCGCCGCCGGAACCAGGCCAGTTCGTCCTCAGAGCGGCCCAGGAGTTGA includes:
- a CDS encoding FecR domain-containing protein, with product MTSHHHPHQLLGRSEDELAWFRRRSLMQAAALWMASGGWAAAHAQARSNIVELRGDVLRNGEPLTNQHTVVASDRIETGPGSTAVFSIGDSAFMVRQNSRVALESDTPTAVKVLRVLSGAVASVWGRGTDRQIILPTATAGIRGTGVYAEVFADQGQRGYLCNCYGTVDLTSGSESVVSQSSYHQSFWAEPTPRNGRLLTPAGAINHTDEELEFLAGLVNQRTAWQITGRKGSKDGSGGASPSYSSGPPGSRD